The Streptomyces aurantiacus genome includes a region encoding these proteins:
- a CDS encoding IS110 family transposase: protein MRAFGGIDWASDHHDVALVNQDGALLAKARISDDLTGLQQLLDLLTEHGDNEKTPIPVAIETSRGLLVACLRATKRPVYAINPMAAARYRERHAVTRKKSDQLDAMVLANVLRTDTAAHRPLPEDSELVQAIAVLARAQQDAVWDRTQAGNKLRSHLREYFPAFLTATQPLRDGLCSPIARTILAAAPTPARAAALTRAQLRSLIKKAGRKRSIEAETERLHASLHAPQMHQLPLVEEAMGLQTVTLLRKLEAACTSADELAEAAVETFEKHPDAEIITSFPGLGALTGARVLAEIGDDRSRFADAKALKAYAGAAPVTRASGKSVAVMARRVKNQRLASVGYVWAFSALTASPGAKAHYDRRRNDGDRHTAAQRNLFNRMIGCLHHCLTKRIHYDEATAFPASADQQLSAAA from the coding sequence ATGAGAGCGTTCGGTGGCATCGACTGGGCCAGCGACCATCACGACGTCGCCCTCGTCAACCAGGACGGAGCCCTACTGGCCAAAGCCCGCATCAGCGACGACCTCACGGGCCTGCAACAGCTGCTCGACCTGCTCACCGAACACGGTGACAACGAGAAGACACCGATTCCCGTGGCCATCGAGACCTCCCGCGGCCTCTTGGTGGCCTGCCTGCGCGCAACGAAGCGCCCTGTCTACGCGATCAACCCGATGGCCGCCGCCCGCTATCGCGAACGGCACGCGGTCACCCGCAAGAAGTCCGACCAACTCGACGCGATGGTCCTGGCGAACGTCCTGCGCACGGACACCGCAGCCCACCGCCCGTTGCCGGAAGACTCCGAGCTCGTCCAGGCCATCGCCGTGTTGGCCCGGGCTCAGCAGGACGCAGTCTGGGACCGAACACAGGCCGGCAACAAGCTCCGCTCCCATCTGCGTGAGTACTTCCCAGCCTTCTTGACTGCCACCCAGCCGCTGCGGGACGGACTGTGTTCGCCGATCGCTCGCACCATTTTGGCCGCAGCTCCGACCCCGGCCCGGGCGGCTGCTCTCACCCGAGCCCAGCTGCGATCTCTGATCAAGAAGGCCGGGCGCAAACGCAGCATCGAGGCCGAAACCGAGCGGCTCCATGCCTCCCTGCACGCCCCGCAGATGCACCAACTCCCGTTGGTCGAAGAGGCAATGGGACTCCAGACGGTGACCTTACTGCGCAAGCTGGAGGCTGCCTGCACCAGCGCGGACGAGCTCGCCGAAGCTGCGGTGGAGACTTTTGAGAAGCACCCCGACGCCGAGATCATTACCAGCTTTCCAGGGCTCGGCGCACTCACCGGCGCCCGGGTGCTTGCCGAAATCGGCGACGACCGATCCCGCTTCGCCGACGCCAAGGCCCTGAAGGCATACGCCGGGGCCGCACCAGTCACACGAGCGTCCGGCAAGAGCGTCGCGGTCATGGCTCGCCGGGTCAAGAACCAGCGCCTGGCCTCAGTCGGCTACGTATGGGCATTCTCCGCCCTGACCGCCTCACCCGGCGCCAAGGCCCACTATGACCGGCGACGCAACGACGGAGATCGCCACACCGCGGCCCAGCGCAACCTTTTCAACCGCATGATCGGCTGCCTCCACCACTGCCTCACCAAACGCATCCACTACGACGAAGCGACCGCCTTCCCCGCCTCAGCGGACCAACAACTCTCCGCTGCCGCTTGA